One part of the Odontesthes bonariensis isolate fOdoBon6 chromosome 13, fOdoBon6.hap1, whole genome shotgun sequence genome encodes these proteins:
- the tmem271 gene encoding transmembrane protein 271, with product MKLSGKGLCTVFSSTLLFVCALSEVVVGLRCISLGSTVKAQFHLGAAAGAFYSGLLVGIGQVLLGSALLCCMEKPGCRNFFLLGVVVFLLGVLTAFSGAVVDGDTASLVERKFSHYCFHSVIVNPACEQLRDYQRSLVISTVLSTLECLLGLINLVIIKRYQAAQFSRSRQCQRQSAGAIIFREERDCSSAGFQPVSYINLGVFTVFDETGAEVQSGGHPSIELPGYSPTDPELNHCFPFSYPIPSELPPAYEDIFPVEACNT from the coding sequence ATGAAGTTGAGTGGGAAAGGACTGTGCACCGTCTTCTCCAGCACCCTCCTCTTCGTGTGCGCCCTGAGCGAAGTTGTTGTTGGATTAAGATGCATCTCGCTGGGATCCACGGTGAAGGCGCAGTTCCACCTCGGCGCCGCAGCCGGGGCTTTCTACTCCGGGCTACTTGTGGGAATCGGGCAGGTCCTCCTGGGCTCCGCGTTGCTCTGCTGCATGGAGAAGCCCGGCTGCAGGAATTTCTTTCTCCTCGGTGTTGTGGTTTTCTTGTTGGGAGTCCTCACAGCCTTCTCCGGCGCGGTCGTGGACGGAGACACGGCTTCCCTGGTGGAGAGGAAATTCTCCCATTACTGCTTCCACTCTGTGATTGTAAACCCTGCCTGCGAGCAGCTGAGGGATTATCAGCGGAGTCTGGTCATCTCCACTGTTCTCAGCACTTTGGAGTGCCTCCTTGGGCTCATCAACCTGGTGATAATCAAAAGGTACCAGGCGGCGCAGTTCTCTAGGAGCAGACAGTGTCAGAGGCAGAGCGCCGGGGCCATCATCTTCAGGGAGGAGCGGGACTGCTCCTCAGCGGGTTTCCAGCCGGTGTCTTACATCAATTTGGGGGTTTTTACAGTGTTTGACGAGACAGGTGCCGAAGTGCAGAGCGGGGGACATCCTTCCATTGAGCTGCCGGGATACTCGCCCACGGACCCGGAGCTCAATCACTGCTTCCCTTTCTCTTACCCGATCCCCAGTGAACTGCCGCCTGCATACGAAGATATCTTCCCCGTCGAGGCATGCAACACATAG